A genomic region of Phragmites australis chromosome 2, lpPhrAust1.1, whole genome shotgun sequence contains the following coding sequences:
- the LOC133909069 gene encoding calcium-dependent protein kinase 3 — MGNCCRSPAAVAREDVSSSHFPASNAKKKPHQPRNGAAGGGGGGQKRLTVLGEEGCEVIGIDVKYVLDRELGRGEFGVTYLCMDRDTKELLACKSISKRKLRTAVDVEDVRREAAIMRHLPKSPFIVSLREACEDEGAVHLVMELCEGGELFDRIVARGHYTERAAANVTRTIVEVVQLCHRHGVIHRDLKPENFLFANKKENSPLKAIDFGLSIFFKPGEHFSEIVGSPYYMAPEVLKRNYGPEIDIWSAGVILYILLCGVPPFWAETEQGVAQAILRGNIDFKREPWPNVSENAKDLVRHMLEPDPKLRLTAKQVLEHPWLQNAKKAPNVPLGDIVKSRLKQFSRMNRFKRRALRVIADHLSAEEVEDIKEMFKAMDTDNDGIVSYEELKSGIAKFGSHLAESEVQMLIEAVDTNGRGALDYGEFLAVSLHLQRMANDEHLRRAFLFFDKDGNGYIEPEELREALVDDGAADSMEVVNDILQEVDTDKDGKISYDEFVAMMKTGTDWRKASRHYSRGRFNSLSMKLIKDGSVKLGVE, encoded by the exons ATGGGCAACTGCTGCCGTTCGCCGGCCGCCGTCGCGCGGGAGGACGTCAGCTCCTCGCACTTCCCCGCatccaacgcgaagaagaagccCCACCAGCCGCGGAACGGCGCCGcagggggcggcggcggagggcagAAGCGGCTCACGGTGCTGGGAGAGGAGGGGTGCGAGGTGATCGGGATCGACGTGAAGTATGTCCTGGACAGGGAGCTCGGGCGCGGGGAGTTCGGAGTGACGTACCTGTGCATGGATCGGGACACCAAGGAGCTGCTCGCCTGCAAGTCCATCTCGAAGCGGAAGCTGCGGACGGCGGTCGACGTGGAGGACGTGCGCCGGGAGGCTGCCATCATGCGCCACCTGCCCAAGAGTCCCTTCATCGTGTCTCTGCGGGAGGCGTGCGAGGACGAGGGCGCCGTGCACCTCGTCATGGAGCTCTGCGAAGGCGGCGAGCTCTTCGACCGTATCGTCGCACGGGGCCACTACACGGAGCGCGCCGCCGCCAACGTCACCCGCACTATCGTCGAGGTCGTACAGCTCTGCCACCGCCACGGCGTGATCCACCGCGACCTCAAGCCCGAGAACTTTCTCTTCGCAAACAAGAAGGAGAACTCGCCGCTCAAGGCCATCGACTTCGgtctctccatcttcttcaagcCCG GTGAACATTTTTCAGAAATTGTGGGAAGCCCATATTACATGGCTCCTGAAGTATTGAAGAGGAACTATGGACCGGAAATAGACATATGGAGCGCAGGAGTtatcttatatattttattatgtgGAGTTCCTCCATTTTGGGCTG AGACTGAACAAGGGGTGGCACAGGCTATTCTTCGTGGAAATATTGACTTTAAGCGGGAACCCTGGCCTAATGTTTCAGAAAATGCTAAAGATTTAGTTCGTCACATGCTGGAGCCTGATCCAAAGCTCAGATTAACTGCAAAGCAGGTTCTCG aaCATCCTTGGCTTCAAAATGCTAAGAAGGCCCCAAATGTTCCTCTTGGAGATATTGTGAAGTCAAGGCTCAAACAATTTTCTAGGATGAACAGATTCAAAAGAAGGGCTCTAAGG GTTATCGCTGATCATTTGTCTGCTGAGGAAGTTGAGGACATAAAGGAGATGTTCAAGGCTATGGATACTGACAATGATGGGATTGTATCTTATGAAGAACTAAAGAGTGGAATAGCAAAATTTGGATCTCATCTTGCGGAATCAGAAGTGCAGATGCTCATTGAAGCT GTGGATACAAATGGTAGGGGAGCACTAGATTACGGTGAATTTTTGGCTGTCTCTCTTCATTTGCAAAGGATGGCAAATGATGAGCATCTTCGGCGGGCCTTCCTATTTTTTGATAAGGATGGCAATGGTTACATTGAGCCCGAGGAGCTTCGAGAGGCTCTAGTGGATGATGGAGCAGCTGATAGCATGGAAGTGGTGAATGACATATTGCAAGAAGTTGACACTGATAAG GATGGCAAGATTAGCTATGACGAATTTGTAGCAATGATGAAGACCGGTACAGATTGGAGAAAGGCGTCCCGGCACTATTCAAGAGGAAGATTCAACAGTCTTAGCATGAAGCTTATAAAGGATGGGTCGGTAAAATTGGGTGTCGAGTGA
- the LOC133910150 gene encoding L10-interacting MYB domain-containing protein-like yields MKDDSADWCDENLKIVCELFAEQVRAKNRSGSHLNRQGYNNVIAQFKERTGLTYTKLQFKNKWDKMKKDYSNWKQLGRETGAGWDPVKKMYTAPDWWWKKTNNQFKGISKFKDRALQNEDELSVMFEDLRNTGDDHWAPTSGDLPQGTEGQPGDDNNKDVDMDDDDDSDGEDGTPSSSKAKRRRVVDKKKVKKAKTSGGQWMQEHMAKIVELNERTTASCESVVLARTQDTPGYSIKDIMELVKACGATAGTKEHFIATQIFTKKAEREMFLTLDTPEERFNWLSMKHEWMTVNKKG; encoded by the exons ATGAAGGATGATAGTGCGGACTGGTGTGATGAGAACCTTAAAATAGTTTGTGAGTTATTTGCCGAGCAAGTTAGGGCCAAGAATCGATCGGGATCCCACTTAAACAGGCAAGGCTACAATAATGTAATTGCACAGTTCAAAGAGAGGACTGGGTTAACTTATACAAAGCTGCAGTTCAAGAATAAATGGGACAAGATGAAGAAAGATTACAGCAATTGGAAACAATTAGGAAGAGAAACAGGGGCAGGCTGGGACCCTGTAAAGAAAATGTATACCGCTCCAGATTGGTGGTGGAAGAAGACAAACAAT CAATTCAAAGGCATATCCAAGTTTAAAGACCGAGCACTTCAAAATGAAGATGAACTATCTGTCATGTTTGAAGATCTTCGGAACACAGGTGATGATCATTGGGCCCCAACTAGTGGTGACCTACCCCAAGGTACTGAAGGACAGCCAGGAGATGATAATAATAAGGATGTCGACatggacgatgatgatgatagtGATGGCGAGGATGGCACACCTTCTAGTTCTAAAGCAAAAAGACGTCGTGTGGTTGACAAAAAGAAGGTTAAAAAAGCAAAGACTAGTGGAGGACAGTGGATGCAGGAACATATGGCTAAAATTGTAGAATTGAATGAGAGGACAACCGCATCTTGTGAATCTGTTGTCTTGGCAAGAACACAAGACACACCTGGCTATTCCATAAAAGATATAATGGAATTAGTGAAGGCATGTGGTGCTACAGCTGGCACAAAAGAGCACTTTATTGCAACTCAAATATTTACCAAGAAAGCTGAAAGAGAGATGTTCTTGACATTGGATACGCCCGAGGAACGCTTTAATTGGCTGTCAATGAAGCATGAGTGGATGACTGTGAACAAGAAGGGCTAA